One stretch of Halobaculum marinum DNA includes these proteins:
- a CDS encoding SDR family oxidoreductase produces the protein MTALLAGRTAVVTGAASGNGRSIARRYAEEGADVVVADVREEPREGGEPTHEVIAAETDAEATFVECDVRDPADLEAAVAAADEFGGVDVMVNNAGIYRPENFLETTEDEFDQLMGVNAKGVYFGAQAAAKRMVAASEDRDDDDPHPVIINMSSAAGIRGEGRLVTYSMSKGAVRLFTYALADALGDAGIRVNAIHPGFVETAMTTQDVELVGTETEQRMAATIPSGRFGQPEEVADAAVYLASDMASYVTGESLVVDGGMTST, from the coding sequence GTGACAGCGTTACTCGCGGGACGGACGGCGGTCGTGACGGGTGCGGCGAGCGGGAACGGCAGATCGATCGCCCGGCGCTACGCCGAAGAGGGGGCGGACGTGGTCGTGGCGGACGTCCGTGAGGAACCCCGCGAGGGGGGTGAGCCGACCCACGAGGTGATCGCCGCCGAGACCGACGCCGAGGCGACGTTCGTCGAGTGCGACGTGCGCGACCCAGCGGACCTGGAGGCGGCCGTCGCGGCGGCCGACGAGTTCGGCGGCGTCGACGTGATGGTGAACAACGCCGGCATCTACCGCCCGGAGAACTTCCTGGAGACGACCGAAGACGAGTTCGACCAGTTGATGGGCGTGAACGCGAAGGGCGTCTACTTCGGCGCGCAGGCGGCGGCGAAACGGATGGTCGCAGCCAGCGAGGACCGCGACGACGACGACCCCCACCCCGTGATCATCAACATGTCCAGCGCCGCCGGCATCCGCGGCGAGGGACGACTCGTCACCTACTCGATGTCGAAGGGCGCGGTGCGCCTGTTCACCTACGCGCTCGCCGACGCGCTCGGCGACGCCGGGATCCGCGTGAACGCGATCCATCCCGGGTTCGTCGAGACGGCGATGACGACGCAAGACGTGGAACTCGTGGGCACCGAGACGGAGCAGCGCATGGCCGCGACCATCCCGAGCGGTCGGTTCGGCCAGCCGGAGGAGGTGGCCGACGCGGCGGTGTACCTCGCCAGCGACATGGCCAGCTACGTCACGGGCGAGTCGCTCGTCGTCGACGGCGGCATGACGAGCACCTGA
- a CDS encoding PQQ-binding-like beta-propeller repeat protein: MPSRRRLLAGLSAAGVGGLAGCLGGRGSANFSPGRESDTEWPLPGHGARATNYVAEAVAPRTPPTERWRAETGQAVGRPVVADGRAFVPAEDGVYALRMRDGDERWRASVAPYGVAVADGVAYVSARDDPLVYAFEADTGKERWRVETAGDFAAAPLPLPSGDGVVVGDTDGRVAALRPRTGEVIWSFRAFTGVYSLAAREDRVYVGTTGGETYELHVVEPDDEGVQAVPLWRRKLPGTVRALSASRRAVYAATFDGGFLRLATGASAGRTEWHAANAPTVTDALVHAGDLVLGAGPDGVAAFGARDGGSRWVDESDRAAPASPSVAAGDTLYAGVANELRAYGLGGGVGVGPYRMDAERWRRPIPVRGIAIADGALVVTSDDLDGASGVVVLE; the protein is encoded by the coding sequence ATGCCCTCTCGACGCCGACTGCTTGCGGGCCTGTCCGCCGCCGGAGTCGGCGGATTAGCGGGCTGTCTCGGCGGTCGCGGATCCGCGAACTTCTCGCCCGGTCGCGAGTCCGACACCGAGTGGCCGCTCCCCGGTCACGGCGCGCGCGCGACGAACTACGTCGCCGAGGCGGTCGCGCCGCGGACGCCGCCGACCGAGCGGTGGCGCGCGGAGACGGGCCAGGCGGTCGGTCGCCCGGTCGTCGCCGACGGGCGGGCGTTCGTCCCCGCCGAAGACGGCGTGTACGCGCTGCGGATGCGAGACGGCGACGAACGCTGGCGGGCGTCCGTCGCCCCGTACGGGGTCGCGGTCGCCGACGGCGTCGCGTACGTCTCCGCGCGCGACGACCCGCTGGTGTACGCGTTCGAGGCAGACACGGGGAAGGAGCGCTGGCGCGTCGAGACGGCGGGCGACTTCGCCGCCGCGCCGTTACCGCTGCCGAGCGGAGACGGCGTCGTCGTCGGTGACACCGACGGGCGCGTGGCGGCGCTTCGACCGCGGACGGGCGAGGTGATCTGGTCGTTCCGAGCGTTCACCGGAGTGTACTCGCTGGCCGCTCGCGAGGACCGCGTGTACGTCGGCACGACCGGCGGCGAGACGTACGAACTCCACGTCGTCGAGCCAGACGACGAGGGTGTACAGGCGGTCCCGCTGTGGCGGCGCAAACTCCCCGGCACGGTGCGGGCACTGAGCGCGAGCCGGCGGGCGGTGTACGCGGCGACGTTCGACGGCGGGTTCCTCCGGCTTGCGACGGGCGCGTCTGCCGGCCGGACGGAATGGCACGCCGCAAACGCGCCGACCGTGACGGACGCGTTGGTCCACGCCGGCGACCTCGTCCTCGGGGCCGGCCCGGACGGCGTCGCCGCCTTCGGTGCGCGCGACGGGGGCAGTCGGTGGGTCGACGAGTCCGACCGGGCGGCCCCCGCGTCGCCGTCGGTCGCCGCGGGCGACACGCTGTACGCGGGCGTCGCCAACGAATTACGGGCGTACGGCCTCGGCGGCGGTGTCGGCGTCGGCCCCTACCGCATGGACGCCGAGCGCTGGCGGCGGCCGATCCCGGTCCGCGGCATCGCCATCGCCGACGGCGCACTCGTCGTCACCTCCGACGACCTCGACGGCGCGTCGGGCGTCGTCGTCCTTGAGTGA
- a CDS encoding isoaspartyl peptidase/L-asparaginase, translated as MRVICHGGAGGVPDEPEPRQAVLDEAADTGASESTAVDAVVSAVEVLEESPRFNAGVGGAVQSDGIVRTDAGIMTDEREAGAVASMPGVANAAAVARVVMEETPHVFVSGVHAVDLAEDVGIEVERDLLTDGERERFEEANPPSGSPTDHLAWLAEKWGGHDTVGAVAHDPETDAFAACTSTGGRRFALAGRVGDVPQIGSGFFCAPAGGASATGAGEDIAKATLTRRAVRYLEEGLDAQAAADRAIAEFGELTGSSAGVIVLDESGAGSAFNSEGMQTSIATSE; from the coding sequence ATGCGAGTCATCTGTCACGGCGGTGCCGGCGGCGTCCCCGACGAACCGGAGCCCCGACAGGCGGTGCTGGACGAGGCCGCCGACACCGGCGCGAGCGAGTCGACCGCGGTCGACGCGGTCGTCTCGGCGGTCGAGGTGCTGGAGGAGTCCCCCCGGTTCAACGCCGGGGTCGGTGGCGCCGTCCAGTCGGACGGCATCGTCCGCACGGACGCGGGGATCATGACCGACGAGCGCGAGGCGGGCGCGGTCGCGTCGATGCCCGGCGTCGCCAACGCCGCCGCGGTCGCGCGAGTCGTCATGGAGGAGACGCCGCACGTGTTCGTCTCGGGCGTCCACGCCGTCGACCTCGCCGAGGACGTCGGGATCGAGGTGGAGCGCGACCTGCTCACCGACGGCGAACGCGAGCGATTCGAGGAAGCGAACCCGCCGAGCGGGAGTCCCACCGACCACCTCGCGTGGCTCGCGGAGAAGTGGGGCGGCCACGACACCGTCGGCGCGGTCGCACACGACCCCGAGACGGACGCGTTCGCCGCCTGCACCTCGACGGGCGGGCGCCGCTTCGCGCTGGCGGGCCGCGTCGGCGACGTTCCTCAGATCGGGTCGGGCTTCTTCTGTGCGCCCGCGGGCGGCGCCAGCGCTACCGGCGCCGGCGAGGACATCGCGAAGGCGACACTGACGCGGCGCGCCGTCCGCTACTTGGAAGAGGGGCTGGACGCGCAAGCCGCCGCCGACCGCGCCATCGCGGAGTTCGGCGAACTCACGGGGTCGTCGGCGGGCGTCATCGTCCTCGACGAGTCGGGCGCGGGGTCGGCGTTCAACTCCGAGGGGATGCAGACGAGTATCGCGACGTCGGAGTAG
- a CDS encoding aldo/keto reductase → MYCLLVGAGAVAHQYVADLADSALTLAAVCDRERDRAVAVADAVASDGPDATDATDAADATGAPTVYADLDAMLAAEDAPLVVNLTSHAAHAGVTRTCLDAGRHVFSEKPLALDPDEATALLDLARDRDLALGCAPIAPDCDAQLHARTLLSDGRLGDVQVVYATAHVGRVTEWHERPDSFLKVGPLFDGAVYPLSVLVDWFGPVERVRSADAVDAWPDRETRRPEAPAHVEATLQFATGPVVSLRASLYADHRSREFYGVECHGDDGTLYLRDAGAMAADRDAVLVRGGDRESVPAPHSRPRRERGHLDGPDRLARAVAAGDRPRDTARRAAHVAAVCAAVEAAATDPENAGRAVGGVDTDRLTAGVGTHSAPTVRPSQSGRAAGAALRLPPVGFGCSRYRDGEYVDRVDSVGTALDAGYRLLDSAELYGNESRIGDLLAAPGSPDRDGVFLLGKAWNTNHGHLREACEGSLCELGVDSFDCYALHWPDAWAYTEPLRRLADRPVEEQERLTFPETDTGDRATADRDLADTWRDLAALRDDGLTRTIGICNVGLDRLRGLVAETGIEPALVQVERHPYTPRADLVEWCHERGIRVVAHSPLSAPGLLDDPVICEVSAELGRSPAATVLAWNVGDGVVPIPSSVDPEHVVDNLAAARTDLTADQRARLDALADPEFER, encoded by the coding sequence GTGTACTGTCTCCTCGTCGGCGCGGGCGCGGTCGCACACCAGTACGTCGCCGACCTCGCCGACTCGGCCCTCACGCTCGCGGCCGTCTGCGACCGCGAGCGCGACCGGGCGGTCGCCGTCGCCGACGCGGTCGCGAGCGACGGACCCGATGCGACAGACGCCACCGACGCCGCCGACGCCACGGGCGCGCCGACCGTCTACGCCGACCTCGACGCGATGCTCGCCGCCGAGGACGCTCCGCTCGTCGTCAACCTCACGAGCCACGCCGCCCACGCCGGCGTGACGCGGACGTGCCTCGACGCCGGGCGACACGTCTTCTCGGAGAAGCCGCTCGCGCTCGACCCCGACGAGGCGACCGCGCTCCTCGACCTCGCACGCGACCGCGACCTCGCCCTCGGCTGTGCCCCCATCGCGCCCGACTGCGACGCGCAACTCCACGCGCGCACCCTCCTCTCGGACGGTCGCCTCGGCGACGTGCAGGTGGTGTACGCGACCGCGCACGTCGGCAGGGTGACCGAGTGGCACGAGCGCCCCGACTCGTTCCTCAAGGTCGGCCCGCTGTTCGACGGTGCGGTGTACCCCCTCTCGGTGCTCGTCGACTGGTTCGGCCCGGTCGAACGCGTCCGCTCGGCCGACGCCGTCGACGCGTGGCCCGACCGCGAGACGCGGCGACCCGAGGCGCCCGCGCACGTCGAGGCGACGCTCCAGTTCGCCACCGGGCCGGTCGTCTCGCTCCGTGCGAGTCTGTACGCCGACCACCGGAGCCGCGAGTTCTACGGCGTCGAGTGCCACGGCGACGACGGCACCCTCTACCTGCGAGACGCGGGCGCGATGGCCGCCGACCGCGACGCGGTGCTCGTGCGAGGCGGCGACCGCGAGTCCGTCCCCGCGCCCCACTCTCGTCCGCGACGCGAGCGCGGCCACCTCGACGGCCCCGACCGACTCGCCCGCGCGGTCGCCGCGGGCGACCGGCCACGGGACACCGCCCGCCGCGCCGCCCACGTCGCCGCAGTGTGTGCGGCAGTCGAGGCGGCGGCGACCGACCCCGAGAACGCCGGGCGGGCCGTCGGCGGAGTCGACACCGACCGGCTGACCGCCGGCGTGGGCACCCACTCGGCGCCGACCGTCCGTCCGTCGCAGTCCGGTCGCGCCGCCGGCGCTGCACTCCGCCTCCCACCCGTCGGCTTCGGCTGTTCGCGCTACCGCGACGGCGAGTACGTCGACCGAGTCGACTCGGTCGGGACGGCGCTCGACGCCGGCTACCGCCTGCTCGACTCCGCGGAGTTGTACGGCAACGAGTCGCGCATCGGCGATTTGCTCGCGGCGCCGGGATCCCCCGACCGCGACGGCGTGTTCCTGCTGGGGAAGGCGTGGAACACGAACCACGGCCACCTCCGGGAGGCGTGCGAGGGGTCGCTGTGCGAGTTGGGCGTCGACTCGTTCGACTGCTACGCCTTGCACTGGCCCGACGCGTGGGCGTACACCGAACCGCTCCGTCGACTCGCCGACCGGCCAGTCGAGGAACAGGAGCGACTGACGTTCCCCGAGACCGACACGGGCGACCGCGCGACCGCCGACCGCGACCTCGCGGACACGTGGCGCGACCTCGCGGCCCTCCGCGACGACGGGCTGACGCGAACGATCGGCATCTGCAACGTCGGCCTCGACCGCCTCCGCGGGTTGGTCGCCGAGACGGGGATCGAACCGGCGCTCGTGCAGGTGGAGCGCCACCCGTACACCCCACGAGCCGACCTCGTCGAGTGGTGTCACGAGCGCGGCATCCGCGTCGTCGCCCACTCGCCGCTGTCGGCGCCGGGACTGCTCGACGACCCGGTCATCTGCGAGGTGTCCGCGGAACTCGGTCGGTCTCCGGCGGCGACGGTGCTCGCGTGGAACGTGGGCGACGGGGTGGTCCCCATCCCGTCGAGCGTCGACCCCGAGCACGTCGTCGACAACCTCGCCGCCGCACGGACCGACCTGACCGCCGACCAGCGGGCGCGACTCGACGCGCTCGCGGATCCGGAGTTCGAGCGATGA
- the deoC gene encoding deoxyribose-phosphate aldolase translates to MSEDVHADAIDDPASLSPAEFAATIDHTVLGPETTVADVETVLDAADEHGMNACIPPCYVSEAAEYAPDVPLATVVGFPHGQHTAAAKRDEGEDAWRTGADELDLVINVGRLKAGEDEAVVAEIAEVVAAVPVPVKVIIETALLTDEEKHRACAAARDADAAMVKTSTGFADGGATVADVELMSEYLPVKASGGVGSYEEAVEMLEAGAVRIGASSGVDIVEGHPDA, encoded by the coding sequence ATGAGCGAAGACGTACACGCAGACGCCATCGACGACCCCGCATCGTTGTCGCCCGCGGAGTTCGCCGCGACCATCGACCACACCGTCCTCGGCCCGGAGACGACGGTCGCCGACGTGGAGACGGTGCTCGACGCCGCCGACGAGCACGGGATGAACGCCTGCATCCCGCCGTGTTACGTGAGCGAGGCCGCCGAGTACGCGCCCGACGTGCCGCTCGCGACCGTGGTCGGGTTCCCCCACGGCCAACACACCGCCGCGGCGAAGCGCGACGAGGGCGAGGACGCGTGGCGCACGGGCGCCGACGAACTCGACCTCGTGATCAACGTCGGGCGCCTGAAGGCCGGCGAGGACGAGGCCGTGGTCGCGGAGATCGCGGAGGTCGTCGCCGCCGTCCCCGTCCCGGTGAAGGTGATCATCGAGACGGCGCTGCTCACCGACGAGGAGAAGCACCGCGCGTGTGCGGCGGCCCGCGACGCCGACGCCGCGATGGTGAAGACGTCGACGGGGTTCGCCGACGGCGGCGCCACCGTCGCCGACGTGGAACTGATGAGCGAGTACCTCCCGGTGAAAGCCAGCGGCGGCGTCGGGAGCTACGAGGAGGCCGTCGAGATGCTGGAGGCCGGTGCGGTGCGCATCGGCGCCTCCTCGGGCGTCGACATCGTCGAGGGACACCCGGACGCCTGA
- a CDS encoding DUF63 family protein: MHPLASAFPAPLVLPAGFALPPLPYLLALALALAGVALGLWRRDPAFDGRHVLALVPWMCVGAAGHVLYATGALPSVLVPLFGAPAAYLTTGAVAGATWLAALSTDRDDSALLAGVGVVALVPTVGGVLGYGVANGTLSPVLPGVGLVAGALLGLVTGLLLYRLGDDVAVAGAAGLLAVVAHGVDGVTTAVGVDLLGFGERTPASRLILEFAADLPTAATLGAGWLFVLVKLGVACVVVAAVAPTVREEPRYGYALLAVVTAVGLGPGVHNALLFAVTSV, translated from the coding sequence ATGCATCCCCTCGCCTCCGCGTTCCCGGCGCCGCTCGTGCTCCCGGCGGGGTTCGCGCTGCCGCCGCTGCCGTACCTGCTGGCGCTCGCGCTCGCACTGGCGGGCGTCGCGCTCGGGCTCTGGCGCCGCGACCCCGCCTTCGACGGCCGACACGTGCTCGCGCTCGTCCCGTGGATGTGCGTCGGCGCCGCCGGCCACGTCCTGTACGCCACCGGCGCCTTGCCGAGCGTACTGGTCCCCCTGTTCGGCGCGCCTGCCGCCTACCTCACCACCGGCGCTGTCGCCGGCGCGACGTGGCTCGCGGCGCTGTCGACCGACCGTGACGACTCGGCCCTCCTGGCGGGCGTCGGCGTCGTCGCGCTCGTGCCGACCGTCGGCGGCGTCCTCGGCTACGGCGTCGCGAACGGGACGCTCTCGCCGGTGCTTCCGGGCGTGGGACTCGTCGCTGGCGCGCTCCTCGGCCTCGTGACCGGCCTCCTCCTGTACCGCCTCGGCGACGACGTCGCCGTCGCCGGCGCCGCGGGCCTGCTCGCGGTCGTCGCCCACGGCGTCGACGGGGTGACGACCGCCGTCGGCGTCGACCTGCTCGGCTTCGGCGAGCGCACCCCCGCCTCTCGACTGATCCTCGAGTTCGCCGCCGACCTCCCGACAGCGGCGACGCTCGGCGCCGGGTGGCTGTTCGTCCTCGTGAAACTCGGCGTCGCCTGCGTCGTCGTCGCCGCGGTCGCGCCGACCGTCCGCGAGGAACCGCGCTACGGCTACGCGTTGCTGGCGGTCGTGACGGCGGTCGGCCTCGGTCCGGGCGTCCACAACGCGCTGTTGTTCGCCGTGACGTCGGTGTGA
- a CDS encoding CDP-alcohol phosphatidyltransferase family protein gives MSGARSLAKRDTPGTAVVWAGVALVAVAVGAGALTAGVGPGVAGPWLLPTAVVVAWECVFLARRTGLNRAPEADPAASTPRRTGLGVANAVTLFRGLLYAAVAGFLLTGRLPGPWAWAPALLYGAGAALDAVDGAVARGPGRRTVLGEKLDMGVDTLGFLVAPLVGVAWGRIPVWYLALSAARYLFKLGRWRRERRGLPVHDLPESRVRRPLAGLQMAFIAVALAPVLPSFVVAVLAAVVVTPSLVVFVRDYLVVAGHLGGEEDADVPPATTTNDAGPSGGE, from the coding sequence ATGAGCGGCGCGCGCTCGCTCGCCAAGCGCGACACACCGGGGACGGCGGTCGTCTGGGCCGGCGTCGCCCTCGTCGCGGTCGCCGTCGGCGCGGGGGCGCTCACCGCAGGCGTCGGTCCGGGAGTCGCCGGGCCGTGGCTCCTCCCGACGGCGGTCGTCGTCGCGTGGGAGTGCGTGTTCCTCGCTCGGCGGACGGGGCTGAATCGCGCCCCCGAGGCGGACCCGGCGGCGTCGACACCTCGACGGACGGGTCTCGGCGTCGCCAACGCGGTGACGCTGTTCCGTGGACTGCTGTACGCCGCGGTCGCGGGGTTCCTGCTCACGGGGCGCCTCCCCGGCCCGTGGGCGTGGGCGCCGGCGCTGCTGTACGGTGCGGGGGCCGCGCTCGACGCCGTCGACGGCGCGGTCGCGCGTGGTCCCGGGCGACGCACCGTGCTCGGCGAGAAACTCGACATGGGGGTCGACACGCTCGGGTTCCTCGTCGCGCCGCTCGTCGGCGTCGCGTGGGGGCGCATCCCCGTCTGGTACCTCGCGCTGTCTGCCGCGCGCTACCTGTTCAAACTCGGTCGCTGGCGGCGCGAGCGGCGCGGCCTCCCCGTGCACGACCTCCCGGAGAGCCGAGTCCGTCGGCCCCTCGCGGGCCTCCAGATGGCGTTCATCGCCGTCGCGCTCGCGCCGGTGCTCCCGTCGTTCGTCGTTGCCGTCCTCGCGGCGGTCGTCGTCACGCCGTCGTTGGTGGTGTTCGTGCGCGACTACCTCGTCGTCGCGGGGCACCTCGGCGGCGAGGAGGACGCCGACGTGCCGCCGGCGACGACCACAAACGACGCCGGCCCGTCGGGCGGCGAGTGA
- a CDS encoding tRNA (N(6)-L-threonylcarbamoyladenosine(37)-C(2))-methylthiotransferase yields the protein MATYHIETYGCTSNRGESREIERRLRDGGHRPVDGPAEADVAILNTCTVVEKTERNMLRRAEELSEETADLIVTGCMALAQGEQFAESDVDAQVLHWEDVPTAVMNGECPTPTEGTAPVLDGQVGILPIARGCMSNCSYCITKFATGRIDSPPVAENVEKARALVHAGAKEIRVTGQDTGVYGWDEGERKLPELLDRICDIDGEFRVRVGMANPGGIHGIREELADVFARNEKLYDFIHLPVQSGSDEVLEEMRRQHRVDGFLDIVETFDERLDEWTLSTDFIVGFPTETDHDHEQSMALLREVRPEKVNVTRFSKRPGTEAAEMKGLGGQTKKDRSKEMSAAKREIVGEAYEAMVGTERHVLVVEEGTGDSVKCRDGAYRQVIVQHADDHGVEPGDFLDVEITGQNTMYAFGEPI from the coding sequence ATGGCGACGTACCACATCGAGACCTACGGCTGTACGTCCAACCGGGGTGAGAGCCGCGAGATCGAGCGTCGGCTCCGGGACGGCGGCCACCGCCCCGTCGACGGACCCGCCGAGGCGGACGTGGCCATCCTCAACACCTGCACGGTCGTCGAGAAGACCGAGCGGAACATGCTGCGCCGCGCCGAGGAGCTGAGCGAGGAGACGGCCGACCTCATCGTCACGGGCTGTATGGCGCTCGCGCAGGGCGAGCAGTTCGCCGAGTCGGACGTCGACGCGCAGGTGCTCCACTGGGAGGACGTGCCGACGGCGGTGATGAACGGCGAGTGCCCCACGCCCACCGAGGGGACCGCCCCCGTCCTCGACGGGCAGGTCGGCATCCTCCCCATCGCCCGCGGCTGCATGAGCAACTGCTCGTACTGCATCACGAAGTTCGCGACCGGGCGCATCGACTCGCCGCCGGTCGCCGAGAACGTCGAGAAGGCCCGCGCGCTCGTCCACGCGGGGGCGAAGGAGATCCGTGTGACGGGGCAGGATACGGGCGTCTACGGCTGGGACGAAGGTGAGCGGAAGCTCCCCGAACTGCTCGACCGTATCTGCGACATCGACGGCGAGTTCCGCGTCCGTGTCGGGATGGCCAACCCCGGCGGCATCCACGGCATCCGTGAGGAGTTGGCCGACGTGTTCGCCCGCAACGAGAAGCTGTACGACTTCATCCACCTCCCGGTGCAGTCCGGAAGCGACGAGGTGCTCGAGGAGATGCGCCGCCAGCACCGCGTCGACGGCTTCCTCGACATCGTCGAGACGTTCGACGAGCGCCTCGACGAGTGGACGCTCTCGACGGACTTCATCGTCGGCTTCCCGACCGAGACGGACCACGACCACGAGCAGTCGATGGCGCTCCTCCGGGAGGTCCGTCCGGAGAAGGTGAACGTCACGCGCTTCTCGAAGCGCCCCGGCACCGAGGCCGCCGAGATGAAGGGGCTGGGTGGGCAGACGAAGAAGGACCGCTCGAAGGAGATGAGCGCCGCCAAGCGAGAGATCGTCGGCGAAGCGTACGAGGCGATGGTCGGCACCGAGCGCCACGTCCTCGTCGTCGAGGAGGGAACCGGCGACTCCGTGAAGTGCCGCGACGGCGCCTACCGGCAGGTGATCGTCCAACACGCCGACGACCACGGCGTCGAACCCGGCGATTTCCTCGACGTGGAGATCACCGGCCAGAACACGATGTACGCGTTCGGCGAGCCGATCTGA
- a CDS encoding PQQ-binding-like beta-propeller repeat protein, translated as MPSRRDTLRGLGALGAGGVAATAGCLGVVDGSLAGATAGTNAEADWPTPRYDTRRTAYSPDAVAPREGATVSWRVDVDHPRPPVIADGTVVVSSYPTGVVALDADSGERRWRYGPGEYPAFGAPTVADGVVYAPSTDGMAALDLTSGTELWRGPPGTPEAAPIVADEGRTLFGGGGDGHLYQLDPATGEVTWETDLFGRITTLAAKIDVFAGTRGGEVYAFDGRFDPTEAWRLRLGGPVEGVVAHDNGPTVSVFGGPTSILTDGAGTGEVFRTVDGDRAASRPVVVGSWVVSAGYDAISTTRSYDGRRGWRLNGRFDRCAPVAAGDTLYVGDADGVHAFALAGGVGVGGYRFGAKRWSKPIGAVRGLAVGAGSLVATVTRDHGYEVVALDPADTGSTDEN; from the coding sequence ATGCCCTCCAGACGTGATACGCTCCGTGGCCTCGGTGCACTCGGCGCCGGTGGCGTCGCCGCGACCGCAGGCTGTCTCGGCGTCGTCGACGGGTCGCTCGCGGGCGCGACAGCCGGCACTAACGCGGAGGCCGACTGGCCGACGCCGCGGTACGACACCCGCCGAACCGCCTACAGTCCCGACGCGGTCGCACCGCGCGAGGGGGCGACCGTCTCCTGGCGAGTTGACGTCGACCACCCCCGACCGCCGGTGATCGCGGACGGCACCGTCGTCGTGTCGAGCTACCCGACGGGTGTCGTCGCGCTCGACGCTGACTCCGGGGAGCGACGCTGGCGCTACGGCCCGGGAGAGTACCCGGCGTTCGGGGCTCCCACCGTCGCCGACGGGGTCGTGTACGCGCCGTCGACCGACGGGATGGCGGCGCTGGATCTCACGTCGGGAACCGAACTGTGGCGCGGGCCGCCGGGGACTCCCGAGGCGGCCCCCATCGTCGCCGACGAGGGGCGGACCTTGTTCGGCGGTGGTGGCGACGGCCACCTGTACCAACTCGACCCGGCCACGGGGGAGGTGACCTGGGAGACCGACCTGTTCGGCCGGATCACGACGCTCGCGGCGAAGATCGACGTGTTCGCCGGCACCCGCGGCGGCGAGGTGTACGCCTTCGACGGTCGGTTCGACCCGACGGAGGCGTGGCGACTCCGCCTCGGCGGGCCGGTCGAGGGCGTCGTCGCCCACGACAACGGCCCTACAGTGAGCGTCTTCGGCGGGCCCACGTCGATCCTCACCGACGGCGCGGGCACCGGTGAGGTGTTTCGGACGGTCGACGGCGACCGGGCGGCGAGTCGTCCCGTGGTCGTCGGATCGTGGGTCGTGTCAGCCGGCTACGACGCCATCTCGACGACCCGGAGCTACGACGGTCGCCGGGGGTGGCGACTGAACGGGCGGTTCGACCGGTGTGCCCCCGTCGCCGCCGGCGACACCCTGTACGTCGGCGACGCCGACGGGGTCCACGCGTTCGCGCTCGCCGGCGGCGTCGGAGTTGGAGGGTACCGCTTCGGCGCGAAGCGGTGGTCGAAGCCGATCGGGGCGGTCCGCGGCCTCGCCGTCGGCGCCGGCTCGCTCGTGGCGACTGTCACGCGGGATCACGGCTACGAGGTCGTCGCCCTCGACCCGGCCGACACCGGATCGACAGACGAGAACTGA
- a CDS encoding S26 family signal peptidase, with the protein MHDALQQTVRDAASVGLGVLLVSSLLFGVTGVWPPMVAVESGSMEPHMTRGDLIVVADPTRDGAGTAAGVVPAADAPEATQTFGAAGDVIVFDSPTKPGSPIIHRARLYVERGENWYDEADPAALPPGVDSCRELADCPAPYAGFVTKGDANEQYDQVNGNSPIVRPNRIRAEAHARIPLLGHLRLTLTGA; encoded by the coding sequence GTGCACGACGCCCTCCAACAGACGGTCCGCGACGCCGCGAGCGTCGGGCTCGGCGTCCTCCTCGTCTCGTCGCTGTTGTTCGGGGTTACGGGGGTGTGGCCACCGATGGTCGCCGTCGAGTCCGGGAGCATGGAACCGCACATGACGCGCGGCGACCTGATCGTCGTCGCGGACCCGACCCGCGACGGTGCGGGCACGGCGGCGGGGGTGGTGCCAGCCGCAGACGCCCCCGAAGCGACGCAGACCTTCGGTGCGGCGGGCGACGTGATCGTGTTCGACTCGCCGACGAAGCCGGGGTCGCCGATCATCCACCGCGCCCGCCTGTACGTCGAGCGAGGAGAGAACTGGTACGACGAGGCCGACCCGGCGGCACTCCCGCCGGGCGTCGACTCCTGTCGCGAACTCGCGGACTGCCCGGCGCCGTACGCGGGCTTCGTCACGAAAGGCGACGCGAACGAGCAGTACGACCAGGTGAACGGCAACTCACCGATCGTCCGCCCCAACCGGATCCGCGCGGAGGCGCACGCCCGGATCCCGCTGCTGGGCCACCTCAGACTGACCCTCACCGGCGCGTAG